One part of the Myxococcales bacterium genome encodes these proteins:
- a CDS encoding OadG family protein — MPGLIAGACTPGREQERPENQIDLDLAGERNERMMLEGLRLMAVGMFTVFAFLTLLVGLMHLSAVFFEANAHRFAEDEPVSATSTRANHDDEIALAIALAEAMRQGRIV, encoded by the coding sequence ATGCCGGGGCTGATCGCCGGGGCGTGCACCCCGGGCCGCGAGCAGGAGCGGCCGGAAAATCAAATCGACCTGGACCTCGCGGGCGAAAGGAATGAGCGCATGATGCTGGAAGGATTGCGGCTGATGGCCGTAGGCATGTTTACGGTTTTTGCGTTCCTGACCCTCCTCGTTGGGCTGATGCATCTGTCGGCGGTCTTCTTCGAGGCGAACGCCCATCGATTCGCCGAGGACGAGCCGGTGAGCGCCACCTCGACGCGAGCGAATCACGACGATGAAATCGCCCTTGCGATCGCGCTCGCCGAGGCAATGCGACAGGGGCGAATCGTTTAG